The Methylococcus sp. Mc7 genomic sequence CCGATGGCTGAACCCAAGACGATTCACGCCGAGGTCCTGGTGCTGGGCGGCGGGCCGGGCGGTTACACCGCCGCTTTCCGCGCGGCGGACCTGGGCAAGCAGGCGGTCCTGGTCGAGCGCTACCCGACCCTGGGCGGCGTCTGTCTCAACGTGGGCTGCATCCCGTCCAAGGCTTTGCTGCACACCGCGCAGATCATCCACGAGGCCAAGGAGGCCAGCGAGTTCGGCATCCGCTTCGGCGCCCCGGAAATCGATCTGGACCAGATCCGCGGCTTCAAGGACAAGGTGGTCAAGACCCTGACCGGCGGGCTCGACGCCCTCGCCAAACAGCGCAAGGTGACCGTTGTGCAGGGCACCGGCCGCTTCGCCGGCGACCACAGCATGCAGGTGGAAACGGCCGAAGGCCCGGTCACCGTGAGCTTCGACCACGCCATCATCGCCGCCGGCTCGCGCGCGGTGAAGATTCCGGGCTTCCCCAACGACGATCCGCGTCTGATGGACTCCACCGACGCCCTGGCGCTGCGGGAAGTGCCCAAGCGCCTCCTGATCGTCGGCGGCGGCATCATCGGCCTGGAAATGGCCACGGTTTATCACGCTTTGGGCGCCGCTATCACCGTGGTGGAACTGATGGACCAGTTGATCCCCGGCTGCGATGCCGACCTGGTGCGTCCTCTGCATCAGCACATCAAGAAGCAGTACGAGAACATCTATCTCAAGACCCGCGTCACCCGGATCGAACCCGAAGCGGCCGGTCTCAAGGTGTTCTTCGAAGGCGAAGGCGTGCCCGAGTCCGATGTATTCGATCGGGTGCTGGTCGCGGTGGGGCGCACCCCGAACGGCGGTCTGATCGGTGCGGAAAACGCGGGCGTCCAGGTCGATGCCAAGGGCTTCATCCCCGTCGACGAGCGCCAGCGCACCAACGTCCCGCATATCTACGCCATCGGCGACATCGTCGGCAACCCCATGCTGGCCCACAAGGCCACCCACGAGGCCAAGGTTGCCGCCGAAGTCATCGCCGGTCACCCTTCGGCGTTCCAGGCTCTGACCATTCCGTCGGTGGCCTATACCGATCCGGAAGTCGCCTGGATGGGCGTCACCGAAACCCAGGCCAAAGCCCAGGGCATCGAATACGAAAAAGCCGTGTTCCCCTGGGCCGCGAGCGGGCGCGCCTTGGGCATCGGCCGCAAGGAAGGCGCCACCAAGCTGCTGTGCGACAAGGCCACCAAGCGGGTGATCGGCGCCGGCATCGTCGGCCCCCACGCGGGTGAGCTCATCGCCGAAGCCGTGCTGGCCCTGGAAATGGGCGCCGACGCCGAGGACATCGGCCTCACCGTCCACGCCCACCCGACCTTGTCGGAAACCTTCGCCTTCGCTGCGGAAATGATCGAAGGGACGATCACCGATCTCTATATCCGCAAGCGCTGAGCGAGCGGGCCGCGGTCGAAGAGAAGGCGAATTCCATATTTTCTCCACATTTCCATCAAAGTTGGGGACCAAGCTATGGGCAGGTATCCGATCAGGGTGCCTGCTTCCCTCAACCTTGAACTCGACTCGATCGAAGGAGAAACGCCATGTTCGCTCGCAACTTGATGACCGCCGGTTTGCTGCTGGCATTGTCGGCCCCCGCGGTTCTTGCCAAGCCCGAAAAGGGGCCGCATTTCCCGCGGGAATACGATCTCAACGGCGACGGAACCGTCACGTCCGGCGAAGTGACGACCGCACGCACCGCCGAATTCACCACCATGGATGCCGATGCCAGCGGATACGCCAGCATCGCTGAAATCGAGGCTTGGCTGACGGCCAAGCAAACGGAACGCTTCGGGGCGCTGGATAGCGACCAGAGCGGTGCCCTGAGCCAGGCCGAGTTCGTCGGCGGTGATACGGGCAGGCAGGCGCGGCGGGCGGCCAAGGCCTTCAAGATAGGCGATACCGATCAGAACGGCGGGCTTTCCCCGGCCGAGTTCGCAGCGCTCCGCCCCGTCAGCCAGGACCTCATCAGATTGCTCA encodes the following:
- a CDS encoding EF-hand domain-containing protein; protein product: MFARNLMTAGLLLALSAPAVLAKPEKGPHFPREYDLNGDGTVTSGEVTTARTAEFTTMDADASGYASIAEIEAWLTAKQTERFGALDSDQSGALSQAEFVGGDTGRQARRAAKAFKIGDTDQNGGLSPAEFAALRPVSQDLIRLLTAVDTDDDDQISLAEYLAEPAKPGR
- the lpdA gene encoding dihydrolipoyl dehydrogenase, coding for MAEPKTIHAEVLVLGGGPGGYTAAFRAADLGKQAVLVERYPTLGGVCLNVGCIPSKALLHTAQIIHEAKEASEFGIRFGAPEIDLDQIRGFKDKVVKTLTGGLDALAKQRKVTVVQGTGRFAGDHSMQVETAEGPVTVSFDHAIIAAGSRAVKIPGFPNDDPRLMDSTDALALREVPKRLLIVGGGIIGLEMATVYHALGAAITVVELMDQLIPGCDADLVRPLHQHIKKQYENIYLKTRVTRIEPEAAGLKVFFEGEGVPESDVFDRVLVAVGRTPNGGLIGAENAGVQVDAKGFIPVDERQRTNVPHIYAIGDIVGNPMLAHKATHEAKVAAEVIAGHPSAFQALTIPSVAYTDPEVAWMGVTETQAKAQGIEYEKAVFPWAASGRALGIGRKEGATKLLCDKATKRVIGAGIVGPHAGELIAEAVLALEMGADAEDIGLTVHAHPTLSETFAFAAEMIEGTITDLYIRKR